One genomic segment of Accipiter gentilis chromosome 29, bAccGen1.1, whole genome shotgun sequence includes these proteins:
- the INKA2 gene encoding PAK4-inhibitor INKA2 isoform X1, which translates to MEHHLRRLRQELLSMKEVGDGLHEQMNCMMGALQELKLLQVQTALEQLDISGSRSTVSGTEQHQCCRSSSDVPRTRQDEGLRGEAPVEEHGPTSLTCPVPRPVGLSHPVALPAGGHLKETPSSFRSLRDEDVCHPKGPSSASIRAEHVRPRTFKPSSQGTAGGWPACQECPGCDDGHDWTSSLMSQSRNRQPLVLGDNIFADLVGNWLDLPELDKKGEKNEASLSMSRSQELCRKFSLTANIFKKFLRSVRPDRDRLLKEKPCWLPPEDKQPKISKRPKKMNKLKGTFYFPLHGNIQNHHSKAERCPKAESNVEKPKIGTKKVHDTIDYTQSGFDINTAVWV; encoded by the coding sequence CTATCCATGAAGGAGGTTGGAGACGGGCTGCACGAGCAGATGAACTGCATGATGGGTGCGCTGCAGGAGCTGAAACTCCTCCAGGTCCAGACAGCTTTGGAGCAGTTGGACATCTCGGGGAGCCGGAGCACCGTTTCTGGCACTGAGCAGCACCAGTGCTGCCGAAGCAGCAGCGATGTGCCCAGGACCCGGCAGGAcgaggggctgcggggggaggcACCGGTGGAGGAGCACGGCCCCACGTCCCTCACGTGTCCCGTGCCACGGCCGGTGGGTTTGTCCCATCCCGTTGCGCTGCCGGCAGGCGGCCACCTTAAAGAGACCCCCTCCTCCTTCAGGAGCCTCCGTGATGAGGATGTTTGTCACCCAAAAGGACCTTCCTCTGCGTCGATCAGAGCGGAGCACGTCCGCCCAAGGACATTCAAGCCCAGTAGCCAGGGCACAGCTGGGGGCTGGCCAGCATGCCAGGAGTGCCCAGGGTGCGACGATGGCCATGACTGGACATCCTCCCTGATGTCCCAGAGCAGGAATCGGCAGCCGCTGGTGCTGGGGGATAACATCTTTGCAGACTTGGTTGGGAACTGGTTGGATCTGCCAGAGCTGgataagaagggggaaaagaacgAGGCGTCGCTGTCCATGAGCAGATCCCAGGAGCTCTGCAGGAAGTTCTCCCTCACAGCCAACATCTTCAAGAAGTTCCTGAGGAGCGTTCGGCCAGACCGAGACAGGCTTCTCAAGGAGAAACCTTGCTGGCTTCCGCCTGAAGACAAACAGCCCAAAATTTCTAAGAGACCCAAAAAGATGAACAAACTGAAGGGGACATTTTACTTCCCACTTCATGGGAACATCCAGAACCATCACAGCAAAGCGGAGAGGTGCCCGAAGGCAGAAAGCAATGTTGAGAAACCCAAAATTGGCACCAAGAAAGTCCACGATACCATAGACTACACCCAGTCTGGGTTTGACATCAATACAGCTGTTTGGGTCTGA
- the INKA2 gene encoding PAK4-inhibitor INKA2 isoform X2 — protein MDVVQLSMKEVGDGLHEQMNCMMGALQELKLLQVQTALEQLDISGSRSTVSGTEQHQCCRSSSDVPRTRQDEGLRGEAPVEEHGPTSLTCPVPRPVGLSHPVALPAGGHLKETPSSFRSLRDEDVCHPKGPSSASIRAEHVRPRTFKPSSQGTAGGWPACQECPGCDDGHDWTSSLMSQSRNRQPLVLGDNIFADLVGNWLDLPELDKKGEKNEASLSMSRSQELCRKFSLTANIFKKFLRSVRPDRDRLLKEKPCWLPPEDKQPKISKRPKKMNKLKGTFYFPLHGNIQNHHSKAERCPKAESNVEKPKIGTKKVHDTIDYTQSGFDINTAVWV, from the exons ATGGATGTAGTACAG CTATCCATGAAGGAGGTTGGAGACGGGCTGCACGAGCAGATGAACTGCATGATGGGTGCGCTGCAGGAGCTGAAACTCCTCCAGGTCCAGACAGCTTTGGAGCAGTTGGACATCTCGGGGAGCCGGAGCACCGTTTCTGGCACTGAGCAGCACCAGTGCTGCCGAAGCAGCAGCGATGTGCCCAGGACCCGGCAGGAcgaggggctgcggggggaggcACCGGTGGAGGAGCACGGCCCCACGTCCCTCACGTGTCCCGTGCCACGGCCGGTGGGTTTGTCCCATCCCGTTGCGCTGCCGGCAGGCGGCCACCTTAAAGAGACCCCCTCCTCCTTCAGGAGCCTCCGTGATGAGGATGTTTGTCACCCAAAAGGACCTTCCTCTGCGTCGATCAGAGCGGAGCACGTCCGCCCAAGGACATTCAAGCCCAGTAGCCAGGGCACAGCTGGGGGCTGGCCAGCATGCCAGGAGTGCCCAGGGTGCGACGATGGCCATGACTGGACATCCTCCCTGATGTCCCAGAGCAGGAATCGGCAGCCGCTGGTGCTGGGGGATAACATCTTTGCAGACTTGGTTGGGAACTGGTTGGATCTGCCAGAGCTGgataagaagggggaaaagaacgAGGCGTCGCTGTCCATGAGCAGATCCCAGGAGCTCTGCAGGAAGTTCTCCCTCACAGCCAACATCTTCAAGAAGTTCCTGAGGAGCGTTCGGCCAGACCGAGACAGGCTTCTCAAGGAGAAACCTTGCTGGCTTCCGCCTGAAGACAAACAGCCCAAAATTTCTAAGAGACCCAAAAAGATGAACAAACTGAAGGGGACATTTTACTTCCCACTTCATGGGAACATCCAGAACCATCACAGCAAAGCGGAGAGGTGCCCGAAGGCAGAAAGCAATGTTGAGAAACCCAAAATTGGCACCAAGAAAGTCCACGATACCATAGACTACACCCAGTCTGGGTTTGACATCAATACAGCTGTTTGGGTCTGA
- the INKA2 gene encoding PAK4-inhibitor INKA2 isoform X3, with translation MKEVGDGLHEQMNCMMGALQELKLLQVQTALEQLDISGSRSTVSGTEQHQCCRSSSDVPRTRQDEGLRGEAPVEEHGPTSLTCPVPRPVGLSHPVALPAGGHLKETPSSFRSLRDEDVCHPKGPSSASIRAEHVRPRTFKPSSQGTAGGWPACQECPGCDDGHDWTSSLMSQSRNRQPLVLGDNIFADLVGNWLDLPELDKKGEKNEASLSMSRSQELCRKFSLTANIFKKFLRSVRPDRDRLLKEKPCWLPPEDKQPKISKRPKKMNKLKGTFYFPLHGNIQNHHSKAERCPKAESNVEKPKIGTKKVHDTIDYTQSGFDINTAVWV, from the coding sequence ATGAAGGAGGTTGGAGACGGGCTGCACGAGCAGATGAACTGCATGATGGGTGCGCTGCAGGAGCTGAAACTCCTCCAGGTCCAGACAGCTTTGGAGCAGTTGGACATCTCGGGGAGCCGGAGCACCGTTTCTGGCACTGAGCAGCACCAGTGCTGCCGAAGCAGCAGCGATGTGCCCAGGACCCGGCAGGAcgaggggctgcggggggaggcACCGGTGGAGGAGCACGGCCCCACGTCCCTCACGTGTCCCGTGCCACGGCCGGTGGGTTTGTCCCATCCCGTTGCGCTGCCGGCAGGCGGCCACCTTAAAGAGACCCCCTCCTCCTTCAGGAGCCTCCGTGATGAGGATGTTTGTCACCCAAAAGGACCTTCCTCTGCGTCGATCAGAGCGGAGCACGTCCGCCCAAGGACATTCAAGCCCAGTAGCCAGGGCACAGCTGGGGGCTGGCCAGCATGCCAGGAGTGCCCAGGGTGCGACGATGGCCATGACTGGACATCCTCCCTGATGTCCCAGAGCAGGAATCGGCAGCCGCTGGTGCTGGGGGATAACATCTTTGCAGACTTGGTTGGGAACTGGTTGGATCTGCCAGAGCTGgataagaagggggaaaagaacgAGGCGTCGCTGTCCATGAGCAGATCCCAGGAGCTCTGCAGGAAGTTCTCCCTCACAGCCAACATCTTCAAGAAGTTCCTGAGGAGCGTTCGGCCAGACCGAGACAGGCTTCTCAAGGAGAAACCTTGCTGGCTTCCGCCTGAAGACAAACAGCCCAAAATTTCTAAGAGACCCAAAAAGATGAACAAACTGAAGGGGACATTTTACTTCCCACTTCATGGGAACATCCAGAACCATCACAGCAAAGCGGAGAGGTGCCCGAAGGCAGAAAGCAATGTTGAGAAACCCAAAATTGGCACCAAGAAAGTCCACGATACCATAGACTACACCCAGTCTGGGTTTGACATCAATACAGCTGTTTGGGTCTGA